The Halobellus sp. MBLA0158 genome has a window encoding:
- a CDS encoding archease — MPFELRDHTADVAVEAVAPTLSGVFAAIADGLAAASCDEIPAAGGETVEVAVDAQRPEALLFDYLDELIYERDVRAVLPVDHEVRIEEPSGDRDEWRLAGTYRGVPLERVDAREVKAVTYSEMRLDETDAGWSAYVVFDV, encoded by the coding sequence ATGCCGTTCGAGCTTCGGGACCACACCGCCGACGTCGCCGTCGAAGCCGTCGCACCCACGCTGTCGGGCGTCTTCGCGGCGATCGCAGACGGCCTCGCCGCGGCGTCCTGCGACGAGATCCCGGCCGCGGGGGGCGAGACCGTCGAGGTCGCGGTCGACGCCCAGCGACCGGAGGCGCTGCTGTTCGACTACCTCGATGAGCTCATCTACGAGCGCGACGTCCGCGCCGTGCTCCCGGTCGACCACGAGGTCCGGATCGAGGAACCGTCCGGAGATCGCGACGAGTGGCGGCTGGCCGGGACGTACCGCGGCGTCCCGCTGGAACGCGTCGACGCCAGAGAGGTGAAGGCGGTGACGTACTCGGAGATGCGGCTCGACGAGACGGACGCGGGCTGGTCGGCGTACGTCGTCTTCGACGTGTGA
- a CDS encoding DUF502 domain-containing protein — protein sequence MYDVLREAFISGLAVVVPLVITVAVFLFLFNTVYQYISLFSDLVLSLPVVSLIPAVLNVSPETVLEAAVPVVVFGAVLAVGLVVNSSRYGERAVEYFDYVMAQVPGVGSVYESFRRMSDVMIESDAENFREVKLVEFPHEDAYTLGFVTTETPEALRAAAGHGEMLTLFLPMAPNPVMGGHLVHMPAERVMDVDLTVEEGIQAIVTSGVAMSGGDDAGLSREELASLTADSIATEGDDGTADADADADRRREAGPEDPAPDADPRESVQARYDDRVDPKHAETPADLARRERDPDRHEETEVPPERAAVRPPDEEDE from the coding sequence ATGTACGACGTGCTGCGCGAAGCGTTCATCTCGGGGCTCGCGGTCGTGGTTCCCCTCGTCATCACCGTCGCGGTCTTCCTCTTTCTCTTCAACACGGTCTATCAGTACATCAGCCTGTTTTCGGACCTCGTGCTCTCCCTGCCGGTCGTCTCTCTCATCCCCGCCGTCCTGAACGTCAGCCCCGAGACGGTCCTGGAGGCCGCGGTGCCGGTCGTGGTCTTCGGGGCGGTGCTGGCCGTCGGCCTCGTGGTGAACAGCTCCCGGTACGGCGAGCGCGCCGTCGAGTACTTCGACTACGTGATGGCGCAGGTCCCGGGCGTCGGCTCGGTCTACGAGAGCTTCCGGCGGATGAGCGACGTGATGATCGAGTCCGATGCCGAGAACTTCCGCGAGGTCAAGCTCGTGGAGTTCCCCCACGAGGACGCGTACACGCTCGGGTTCGTGACGACCGAGACGCCCGAGGCGCTTCGCGCGGCCGCGGGCCACGGGGAGATGCTCACGCTGTTTCTCCCGATGGCGCCCAACCCCGTAATGGGCGGCCACCTCGTCCACATGCCCGCCGAGCGGGTGATGGACGTCGACCTGACCGTCGAGGAGGGCATCCAGGCGATCGTCACGAGCGGCGTCGCGATGTCGGGCGGCGACGACGCTGGACTCTCCCGTGAGGAGCTCGCGTCGCTGACGGCCGACTCGATCGCGACCGAGGGGGACGACGGAACCGCCGACGCGGACGCCGATGCGGACCGTCGGCGAGAGGCGGGCCCGGAGGATCCCGCCCCCGACGCCGACCCACGAGAGTCGGTACAGGCCCGCTACGACGACCGGGTCGACCCCAAACACGCCGAGACGCCCGCGGACCTCGCGCGCCGCGAGCGCGACCCGGACCGCCACGAGGAGACCGAGGTGCCCCCCGAGCGGGCCGCTGTCCGGCCCCCCGACGAGGAGGACGAGTGA